Proteins from one Deinococcus actinosclerus genomic window:
- the dnaX gene encoding DNA polymerase III subunit gamma/tau, whose amino-acid sequence MSAIYQRARPVRWEDVVGQEHVKDVLKAALEQGRVGHAYLFSGPRGVGKTTTARLIAMTANCTGPMPKPCGECESCLSVRAGSHPDVMEIDAASNNSVDDVRDLREKVGLAAMRGGKKIYILDEAHMMSRAAFNALLKTLEEPPGHVIFILATTEPEKIIPTILSRCQHYRFRRLTPEEIAGKLAGLAQHEGVRAEGDALQLIGRLADGAMRDGESLLERMLAAGTAVTRAGVEEALGLPPGERVRGIAAALVSGDAGAALSGAGQLYRDGFAARTVVEGLVAALGAALHAELGLNPDGRLDGADIPRLLKLQAALDEQESRFARAADQQSLELALTHALLAADGVSSSAPASAGAGAAMPADLAQRLNRLEKELATLRANPPAAPSGPVGGEARRAPAPASGGAGPAPRAASPDPAQPIPAPTGGSWADVTRQASMQLRAFLKPARQHAEPGYVSLGYDDRNAFHAKQVAAKFDDIAKIVLSVFGPVTFELIAPEGSRRVNLGGGQTGGGQFGGGSAGSAPAPEPTPPAPTPARAVPPVREPAPEPSPAPDVAPFDPTRSAPRRPAGTRGPDFAPIDPPQAQATQARPTPAPQPQATPPTQAAQTQAAPPPRASVATLPPPLPERRVPPTSPDDAAPAPLADLESGSWDDTPAAQPASTPRDAGPPPRSERNLYLGEVITEEPDWNAFGGPDLLGDLPPEEDMPFADLSVPRPAPKPTPPPAPTPAPQDAKAPPQDARVPPGRPGDIRAHPVYEDIRTRFSGRVREIGKNRNTPPAPDTLGADLPEEDDE is encoded by the coding sequence GTGAGTGCCATCTACCAGCGGGCCCGCCCGGTCCGGTGGGAGGACGTGGTCGGGCAGGAGCACGTCAAGGACGTCCTGAAGGCCGCGCTGGAGCAGGGCCGCGTGGGGCACGCGTACCTGTTCAGCGGGCCGCGCGGGGTGGGGAAGACCACCACCGCCCGATTGATCGCCATGACCGCCAACTGCACCGGCCCGATGCCCAAGCCCTGCGGGGAGTGCGAGTCGTGCCTGAGTGTCCGCGCCGGCTCGCACCCGGACGTCATGGAGATCGACGCGGCCAGCAACAACAGCGTGGACGACGTCCGCGACCTGCGCGAGAAGGTCGGGCTGGCCGCCATGCGCGGCGGGAAGAAGATCTACATCCTGGACGAGGCGCACATGATGAGCCGCGCCGCGTTCAACGCGCTGCTGAAGACGCTGGAGGAACCACCCGGTCACGTCATCTTCATCCTGGCGACCACCGAACCGGAGAAGATCATCCCCACGATCCTCTCCCGCTGCCAGCACTACCGCTTCCGACGCCTGACCCCGGAGGAGATCGCCGGGAAACTCGCCGGGCTCGCCCAGCACGAGGGCGTGCGGGCCGAGGGCGACGCGCTGCAACTCATCGGACGACTGGCCGACGGCGCGATGCGTGACGGCGAGAGCCTGCTGGAACGCATGCTGGCCGCCGGCACCGCCGTGACCCGCGCGGGCGTGGAGGAGGCGCTGGGTCTCCCGCCCGGCGAGCGCGTGCGCGGCATCGCCGCCGCCCTGGTGAGCGGGGACGCGGGCGCGGCCCTGAGTGGCGCGGGGCAGCTGTACCGCGACGGCTTCGCGGCCCGCACGGTCGTCGAGGGCCTCGTGGCGGCGCTGGGCGCGGCCCTGCACGCCGAACTGGGCCTGAACCCCGACGGTCGCCTGGACGGCGCGGACATTCCCCGCCTGCTGAAACTCCAGGCGGCGCTGGACGAGCAGGAATCCCGCTTCGCCCGCGCGGCCGACCAGCAGAGCCTCGAACTGGCCCTCACGCACGCCCTGCTCGCCGCCGACGGTGTGAGCAGCAGCGCCCCGGCCAGCGCGGGCGCGGGGGCCGCCATGCCTGCCGACCTCGCCCAGCGCCTCAACCGGCTGGAGAAGGAACTCGCCACGCTACGCGCCAACCCGCCCGCCGCGCCGTCCGGCCCGGTGGGAGGAGAGGCCCGCCGCGCGCCCGCCCCCGCGTCCGGCGGCGCAGGCCCCGCCCCGCGCGCCGCCAGCCCCGACCCCGCGCAGCCCATCCCTGCCCCGACGGGGGGCAGCTGGGCGGACGTGACCCGGCAGGCCAGCATGCAGCTGCGCGCGTTCCTGAAACCCGCCCGGCAGCACGCCGAACCCGGCTACGTCAGCCTCGGGTACGACGACCGCAACGCCTTCCACGCCAAGCAGGTCGCCGCGAAATTCGACGACATCGCCAAGATCGTCCTGAGCGTGTTCGGCCCGGTCACCTTCGAACTGATCGCGCCGGAAGGCAGCCGCCGCGTGAACCTCGGCGGGGGTCAAACCGGTGGGGGACAGTTCGGTGGCGGTTCGGCGGGCAGCGCCCCGGCCCCCGAGCCGACCCCGCCCGCCCCGACCCCAGCCCGCGCCGTGCCGCCCGTGCGCGAACCGGCTCCGGAGCCGAGCCCCGCGCCGGACGTTGCGCCGTTCGACCCGACCCGCAGCGCCCCCCGCCGCCCCGCGGGCACCCGCGGCCCGGACTTCGCCCCCATCGACCCGCCACAGGCCCAGGCCACCCAGGCACGCCCCACGCCGGCGCCACAGCCGCAGGCTACCCCGCCGACCCAGGCCGCGCAGACCCAGGCCGCGCCGCCCCCGCGCGCCAGCGTCGCCACGCTCCCCCCACCCCTCCCCGAACGGCGCGTGCCCCCCACCAGCCCGGACGACGCCGCGCCCGCCCCACTGGCCGACCTCGAATCCGGCTCGTGGGACGACACGCCCGCCGCGCAGCCCGCCAGCACCCCCCGTGACGCCGGGCCGCCCCCGCGCAGCGAACGGAACCTCTACCTGGGCGAGGTCATCACCGAGGAACCCGACTGGAACGCCTTCGGCGGCCCCGACCTGCTCGGCGACCTGCCGCCCGAGGAGGACATGCCCTTCGCGGACCTCAGCGTGCCCCGCCCCGCCCCGAAACCCACCCCGCCCCCGGCCCCCACGCCCGCCCCGCAGGACGCGAAAGCCCCCCCGCAGGACGCCCGGGTGCCCCCCGGACGGCCCGGCGACATCCGCGCCCACCCCGTCTACGAGGACATCCGCACCCGCTTCAGCGGCCGCGTGCGCGAGATCGGCAAGAACCGCAACACCCCACCCGCCCCCGACACCCTGGGCGCCGACCTCCCCGAAGAGGACGACGAGTAA